A window of Pullulanibacillus sp. KACC 23026 genomic DNA:
TTTTCACGATATCATCAAACGAGTAAACCTTTCCTGCAGGCACCTTAAAGCGCACGCTAGGCTTTCGTCCTTCTGCTTCAAGCCGTTTGTGGTCTTCCTCCGTCAAATGGCGGCAATGCCCATCATATTTCGGTGCTTCTCCGCGCGCTAGCTGAGCTTCACGACTTGCGGCAAGCTCTTCCTCCGTACAATAGCACTTATAAGCCTGGCCATTCTCAAGCAGTTGCTTCGAATAGGTCTCATAAATATCCAGGCGCTCCAATTGACGATAGGGACCATAGTCGCCTCCGACATCAATGCTTTCATCCCAATCCATGCCCAGCCATTTTAAATAGTTCAGCTGATTCTCTTCGCCGCCTTCTACATTTCTTTTAACATCCGTATCTTCAATGCGAACAATAAAAGAACCATTTTGGCTTCTTGCAAACAAATAATTGAATAACGCTGTTCTAGCATTTCCTATGTGTAAATGCCCCGTTGGACTCGGTGCATAACGTACCCGTATCTTCTCACTCACTGCCATTCACCACCACTAATTTTCTTGTCCCATTGTACCACTTCTAAAACAGTGGTCAAGGAGGAACCCTTACTTTTTGACTAATAAACAAACGGCCTGTGCTGCGATCCCCTCACCTCTGCCTGTAAAACCAAGCTGTTCGGTTGTGGTTGCTTTAACATTGACTTGGCTTGCATCCGCATTTAAAAGCTCTGCCGTCGTCATACGCATAGATTCTATGTAAGGTGCCATCTTTGGTTTTTGAGCAATGATACAAGCATCTACATTTCCTAAAACATAACCTTTTTCCATTACTTTTCCCCAAACATCTCTCAACAACTCTTTTGAGTCTGCATTTTTGTATTGAGGGTCCGTATCCGGAAAATGCCGGCCGATATCCCCCTCACCGATCGCTCCAAGTACCGCATCTGTTATCGCATGCAAAAGAACATCTGCATCAGAATGCCCCTCCAAGCCCAACTCATAAGGAATCGTCACACCGCCTATAATTAAAGGTCGTCCTTCAACTAACTTATGTACATCAAAGCCTTGACCGATTCTCACAGCTTTCAACTTCCTCTCTTCTCTTCTTCCCATAAAAGCAGTCGTTCACCAATCACCAAGTCTTCTGCGGTAGTCATTTTAATATTCGTATAGGAACTTTCTACGATAAAGACCGCCTCACCAAGCCATTCTACGAGTTCCGCATCATCTGTTGCCGGTTTATCGCTCTTAGCCCCTATTTCATGCGCTTTTAATATTAGAGGCAAACGAAAAGCTTGGGGCGTTTGCATTGCCCACAAGCTTTCCCGTTCAACCGTCTCAGTGATCCTCGTTTGATTTACTTTTTTTACTGAATCCTTAACTGGAACAGCGAGAACAGCAGCACCCTTCTCATAGGCTTGTAAAACAACTCTATGAATTGCCTCTTGCCCAATCAGAGGTCGTGCTCCATCGTGGATCAGAACAATATCACTCGTTGCTTGAAGCAACCCATTATACACACTATGCTGACGTTCCTTCCCTCCCGAAATCAGAGACAAGACTTTTGTCAGATGATGCTTATGAATCTGCTGTTCAAACCATTCTCTCTCAGTCTCTTTGATAACGAGAATAATCCCCTTGCACCAAGAGTCCTGTTCAAAGACGAGGAGCGTCCTCATGATTATAGGTGTGCCGGATAGGGATAAAAACAATTTGTTTTGACCCGCGCCCATTCGTTTCCCGCTTCCAGCTGCTGGAATCACGACTTGATAATTCATTCGCTCCACATCCTCATACAATTAAAGAGCCTGCTCTAGTAGCTTGGGTTTCGCAAAAATCATGCGACCCGCAGACGTTTGTAAAACACTTGTTACGATGACGTCGATGGTCTTTCCAATATGCCCGCGGCCATCTTCAACCACAATCATCGTTCCGTCGTCCAAATAACCTACACCTTGGTTATGCTCTTTACCATCTTTAATAATTTGTACTTTAAGCTCTTCTCCTGGAAGAACGATCGGCTTTACCGCATTGGCTAAGTCGTTAATGTTTAAGACAGAAACTCCCTGTAACTCACATACCTTATTTAAATTAAAATCATTTGTGACCACAACGCCTGAAACAAGCTTAGCGAGTTTCACCAGTTTACTATCTACTTCAGAAATATCTTCAAAATCTCCTTCGTAAATTTCAACTTTTATCGCCAATTCTTTTTGCACCTTATTTAAGATGTCTAACCCGCGGCGCCCGCGATTCCTCTTTAACACATCAGACGAATCAGCGATGTGCTGGAGTTCCTCCAAAACAAACTGCGGAATGACAAGTGTTCCTTCTAAGAAACCGGTTTGACAGATATCCGCAATCCTACCGTCAATAATAACACTTGTATCCAAGATTTTTAAACTCTTACCTGTTGCTTTTACAGGATCTTCAATATCCTTTTTCTTGTCCCTAGAACGAGCCGTGAATAACCCTATCACTTCATCTCGTTTCTTGAACAAAATTCGAAAACCAA
This region includes:
- the ispF gene encoding 2-C-methyl-D-erythritol 2,4-cyclodiphosphate synthase, producing MRIGQGFDVHKLVEGRPLIIGGVTIPYELGLEGHSDADVLLHAITDAVLGAIGEGDIGRHFPDTDPQYKNADSKELLRDVWGKVMEKGYVLGNVDACIIAQKPKMAPYIESMRMTTAELLNADASQVNVKATTTEQLGFTGRGEGIAAQAVCLLVKK
- the ispD gene encoding 2-C-methyl-D-erythritol 4-phosphate cytidylyltransferase: MNYQVVIPAAGSGKRMGAGQNKLFLSLSGTPIIMRTLLVFEQDSWCKGIILVIKETEREWFEQQIHKHHLTKVLSLISGGKERQHSVYNGLLQATSDIVLIHDGARPLIGQEAIHRVVLQAYEKGAAVLAVPVKDSVKKVNQTRITETVERESLWAMQTPQAFRLPLILKAHEIGAKSDKPATDDAELVEWLGEAVFIVESSYTNIKMTTAEDLVIGERLLLWEEEKRGS
- a CDS encoding PIN/TRAM domain-containing protein, coding for MMKRLIQLFFIIIGGTLGFVGIPKLIHALNFGREVSWLLSPYTGAVLGAIIFFLLTFWFVDSLVHFIKVVEEKIIKAPVTDVLFGTIGLIFGLVIAFLIQIPLNNINLTAVNTVLPLFIYLFLGYFGFRILFKKRDEVIGLFTARSRDKKKDIEDPVKATGKSLKILDTSVIIDGRIADICQTGFLEGTLVIPQFVLEELQHIADSSDVLKRNRGRRGLDILNKVQKELAIKVEIYEGDFEDISEVDSKLVKLAKLVSGVVVTNDFNLNKVCELQGVSVLNINDLANAVKPIVLPGEELKVQIIKDGKEHNQGVGYLDDGTMIVVEDGRGHIGKTIDVIVTSVLQTSAGRMIFAKPKLLEQAL